Proteins co-encoded in one Bacillus sp. FSL H8-0547 genomic window:
- a CDS encoding glyoxalase superfamily protein codes for MKSPTPIFRIFDEEKAREFYLSFLEFKVDWEHRFEEELPLYMQISLGACILHLSENYGDCCPGAAVRIEVSDIEALHASLTAKQYKYARPGIEEMPWNTREVRVGDPFGNRIVFYETM; via the coding sequence ATGAAAAGTCCGACCCCTATTTTTCGCATATTTGATGAAGAAAAAGCCAGAGAGTTCTATCTATCATTTCTGGAATTTAAAGTGGACTGGGAGCACCGTTTTGAAGAAGAACTGCCCCTCTATATGCAAATATCCTTGGGTGCTTGTATTCTTCATCTTTCAGAAAACTACGGGGACTGCTGTCCGGGGGCAGCGGTGAGAATTGAAGTCTCAGATATAGAGGCGCTTCATGCCAGCCTGACAGCCAAACAGTATAAATACGCAAGGCCTGGGATTGAAGAGATGCCATGGAATACCCGTGAAGTTCGTGTTGGGGATCCATTCGGAAACCGGATTGTGTTTTATGAGACTATGTAA
- a CDS encoding SET domain-containing protein: protein MIEIKTSSLSDGEFNRGVFATRDIKKGEVIHEAPVIPYPNAEHAHIEKTTLADYAFEYGKNHTCILLGYGMLFNHSYTPNATYDISFEKHVFIFSAYKDIKAGEEILINYNGDEEDQELLWFDREDENN, encoded by the coding sequence ATGATTGAAATCAAAACATCCTCCCTTAGTGACGGGGAATTTAATAGAGGCGTTTTCGCAACGCGTGACATTAAAAAAGGCGAGGTTATCCACGAAGCACCGGTAATCCCCTACCCTAACGCAGAGCATGCCCACATTGAAAAAACAACATTAGCTGATTATGCATTCGAGTACGGCAAAAACCACACCTGCATTCTCCTTGGCTACGGAATGCTCTTCAACCACTCCTATACACCGAATGCCACGTATGACATCAGCTTTGAAAAACACGTGTTTATTTTCAGCGCCTACAAAGACATCAAAGCCGGAGAAGAAATACTCATAAACTACAACGGCGATGAAGAAGATCAAGAGCTCCTCTGGTTTGACCGCGAAGACGAAAACAACTAG
- a CDS encoding YIP1 family protein yields MHHVRIVEGLTEPSAYFGKLKEAEAIKGFYARFAALIVLSVLLAAASAYLGVHTEAITAYLDLIKREKFEFAKLLFGIGGIVASITAPLVMVLFFTFVFKVFYRDIEWDKLITLQLFPLFLMTMEKLLNFPFFHLLGVQRDSSPFGFGVLIQLLTDQTFAVTLVSFITVFLIWSAYVQMIGLKMLSDKSWKRAAGTVIFSNLLYILLVAVFTVLVQDIGISLQGDV; encoded by the coding sequence ATGCATCACGTTCGTATAGTAGAAGGCTTAACAGAACCCTCTGCTTACTTTGGAAAATTGAAAGAAGCTGAAGCCATTAAAGGATTTTACGCAAGATTTGCAGCCTTGATTGTGCTTAGCGTGCTTCTTGCAGCAGCAAGTGCGTACCTCGGTGTACATACTGAGGCCATTACTGCTTATCTTGATCTGATAAAAAGGGAGAAATTTGAGTTTGCCAAGCTGTTATTCGGCATCGGCGGCATCGTTGCTTCAATTACTGCTCCTCTTGTTATGGTTCTCTTTTTCACCTTCGTATTTAAAGTGTTTTATAGAGATATAGAGTGGGACAAGCTGATCACGCTTCAGCTGTTTCCGTTGTTTTTAATGACGATGGAAAAACTGCTGAACTTTCCGTTCTTTCATTTACTTGGCGTTCAGCGCGATTCCTCCCCATTTGGATTTGGCGTTCTGATTCAGCTTTTGACAGATCAGACCTTCGCCGTAACGTTAGTAAGCTTCATAACGGTGTTCCTTATATGGAGCGCATATGTGCAGATGATTGGACTGAAAATGCTTTCGGATAAATCATGGAAGCGTGCTGCAGGAACCGTAATCTTCTCAAACCTTCTCTACATTCTGCTTGTAGCTGTCTTTACAGTACTTGTGCAGGATATCGGGATTTCGCTTCAGGGGGACGTATGA
- the ppc gene encoding phosphoenolpyruvate carboxylase, with amino-acid sequence MTAKTETIKERDHHAALRRDVKFLGNMLGDVLVHQGGHPLLEMVEKIREMTKSLRCHADESIYADLKAEISTLDPELRKQVIRAFAVYFHLVNIAEQNHRIRRRREYQFQEDSGKQPGSLEHAVASMKENGVSSEVIQQLLKTLSLELIITAHPTEATRRSVLEIHKRIAGLLHSLDQPIHTERERAELEDRLFNEVVILWQTDELRDRKPTVMDEVANGLYYFDETLFEVLPQIHQELELCLSKNYPGQEWHVPNFLRFGSWIGGDRDGNPNVTPEITWKTLTKQRALALRKYRESLKILRKRLSQSTKRVAVSDELLASVQGETPLLSKGERWQVEHEIYRCKLTIMLKKLDQQQAFCYRSSDQLLKDLKMIQQSVLLHHPKGYELKSLQKLIRQVELFGFHLATLDIRNHSGEHEAAIKEIFHSVNLAEDYSSLTEEEKMKLLQDVLQDPRPLVSFKENYTKETQDVLDVFHMIRRAHKEFGKRSIEVYLISMTQSASDLLEVMVLAKEAGIYRLHPDGRIESRLNVAPLLETIDDLVAGPKIMEQLFQLDFYQKHLSEQNNLQEIMLGYSDGSKDGGTLTANWKLYKAQQEIHDMAKHYNVRLKFFHGRGGSLGRGGGPLNRSLLSQPAETLGDGVKITEQGEVLSSRYGLYDIAYRSLEQAASTLITAAAHVSSEAEQSNVRTGEWEKEMDEISSVSLSKYQELVFKDPDFLTYFKEATPLPELGALNIGSRPMSRKGSERFEDLRAIPWVFAWTQSRQLLPAWYAAGTGLSEGNLDNLKQMYKKWPFFRSTIDNLQMALLKADLMAAREYLAMVENKQAAERIFNDIETEYVQTKNALLAITGQNELMDHIPNIQESVRLRNPYVDPLSFLQVDVISKLRKTDEESDAGELLSEVLLTINGIAAGLRNTG; translated from the coding sequence ATGACAGCTAAAACAGAAACGATCAAGGAACGCGATCATCACGCTGCTTTGAGGCGCGATGTGAAGTTTTTAGGGAATATGCTTGGAGATGTCCTTGTTCATCAGGGCGGTCATCCGTTGCTTGAAATGGTAGAAAAGATTAGAGAAATGACAAAATCACTTCGCTGCCATGCGGATGAAAGCATATACGCAGACTTAAAAGCTGAGATTTCGACACTCGACCCGGAGCTCAGAAAACAGGTGATCAGGGCTTTTGCTGTTTATTTTCATCTGGTGAACATCGCAGAACAAAATCACCGCATCCGGAGAAGACGCGAGTATCAATTTCAGGAAGACTCAGGCAAACAGCCGGGCTCCCTTGAACATGCTGTAGCTTCGATGAAGGAAAACGGGGTTTCATCAGAAGTGATTCAGCAGCTTTTGAAAACTCTTTCCCTTGAATTGATTATTACCGCCCACCCGACTGAAGCGACACGCCGCAGTGTTCTTGAAATTCATAAACGCATTGCCGGCCTGCTGCACAGTCTTGACCAGCCGATTCACACAGAACGCGAGCGTGCAGAACTTGAGGACAGACTGTTCAATGAAGTGGTTATTCTGTGGCAGACGGATGAACTGCGTGACCGTAAACCTACTGTAATGGATGAAGTCGCAAACGGACTTTACTATTTCGATGAAACGCTCTTTGAAGTGCTTCCGCAAATTCACCAGGAGCTGGAGCTTTGCCTGTCTAAAAATTATCCTGGGCAGGAATGGCATGTTCCTAATTTCCTCCGCTTTGGTTCATGGATTGGCGGAGACCGAGACGGAAATCCTAACGTAACACCTGAGATTACGTGGAAAACCTTGACGAAACAGAGAGCGCTCGCGCTCAGAAAGTACAGAGAATCGCTGAAAATCCTCAGAAAACGCCTTAGCCAGTCGACCAAACGGGTTGCTGTCAGCGATGAACTGCTTGCGTCCGTGCAGGGGGAAACGCCTCTTTTAAGCAAAGGAGAAAGATGGCAGGTGGAGCATGAAATCTACCGCTGCAAGCTGACCATCATGCTGAAAAAACTTGATCAGCAGCAGGCCTTCTGCTACAGGAGTTCTGATCAGCTGCTGAAAGATTTGAAAATGATTCAGCAGAGCGTTTTGCTTCATCATCCGAAAGGGTACGAACTGAAAAGCCTGCAAAAACTGATCAGGCAAGTGGAGCTGTTCGGTTTTCACCTTGCAACGCTTGATATCCGAAATCACAGCGGAGAGCATGAGGCTGCCATCAAAGAGATTTTCCATTCTGTTAACCTTGCAGAAGACTATTCAAGTCTCACAGAAGAGGAAAAAATGAAGCTGCTGCAGGACGTGCTTCAGGATCCGAGGCCTCTAGTTTCGTTTAAAGAGAACTATACAAAAGAAACTCAGGACGTTCTGGACGTTTTCCATATGATCAGACGTGCCCATAAAGAATTCGGCAAACGTTCCATTGAAGTTTACTTAATCAGCATGACCCAGTCTGCAAGCGATCTTCTTGAAGTGATGGTGCTTGCAAAAGAAGCGGGCATCTACAGGCTTCATCCGGATGGAAGAATCGAAAGCAGGCTGAACGTCGCTCCCCTGCTTGAGACGATTGACGACCTGGTGGCAGGACCGAAAATTATGGAACAGCTGTTTCAGCTTGATTTTTACCAAAAGCACCTGAGTGAACAGAATAATCTGCAGGAAATCATGCTCGGGTATTCAGACGGCAGCAAAGACGGCGGAACGCTGACCGCGAACTGGAAGCTTTACAAAGCGCAGCAGGAAATTCATGACATGGCTAAGCATTACAATGTGAGGCTGAAATTTTTCCATGGACGCGGCGGCTCACTCGGACGCGGCGGCGGTCCGCTTAATAGAAGTCTTCTTTCTCAGCCTGCTGAAACACTGGGTGACGGGGTGAAAATTACAGAGCAGGGTGAAGTTCTATCCTCCCGCTACGGCTTGTATGATATTGCCTACCGCAGTCTTGAACAGGCGGCATCCACACTGATAACAGCTGCAGCACATGTCTCATCAGAAGCCGAACAGTCCAACGTCCGGACCGGGGAATGGGAAAAAGAAATGGATGAAATTTCATCTGTATCCCTGAGCAAATATCAGGAGCTGGTCTTTAAAGATCCTGACTTCCTGACCTATTTCAAAGAGGCAACACCGCTTCCGGAACTTGGGGCCCTCAATATCGGCTCACGTCCAATGAGCAGAAAAGGCAGCGAACGGTTTGAAGATCTTCGCGCAATTCCATGGGTATTTGCCTGGACTCAAAGCAGACAGCTTCTCCCTGCCTGGTATGCAGCCGGCACCGGACTGTCTGAAGGAAATCTTGATAACTTAAAACAAATGTACAAAAAATGGCCGTTCTTCCGTTCGACCATTGATAATCTTCAAATGGCCCTTTTGAAAGCAGATTTGATGGCTGCAAGAGAATACTTGGCGATGGTAGAAAATAAACAGGCTGCTGAACGCATCTTCAACGATATCGAAACGGAGTATGTGCAGACAAAAAATGCGCTTCTTGCGATTACAGGCCAGAATGAACTGATGGATCACATTCCTAACATCCAGGAATCTGTCAGACTCCGCAACCCTTATGTCGACCCGCTGAGCTTTTTGCAGGTGGATGTCATTTCAAAGCTTCGCAAAACGGATGAAGAATCAGATGCCGGAGAATTGTTAAGCGAAGTGCTGCTCACAATTAACGGCATTGCCGCAGGACTTAGAAATACTGGCTGA
- a CDS encoding ABC transporter permease translates to MVLDIKNYVNENLSDLLKRGHLIVGLLGALGPAILISYLILIGTAASFNIKHVSNFYCMLGMLAAVLHPLYFVNRDYLSKTVSLINNSKQNRKNYVLANVVIALWVSFIYVTVGIALLLVTKQLGVSGELKISFLLGFSANVFLLVLTFFLFGYFLLLYGVVSGAVYGILTASLFFFHNILSNLLESIDNVFISNLVENFPGYFYPVMVASNPLSSLQYLIGCLTLIVLFVLVLKKSEKIEI, encoded by the coding sequence GTGGTATTGGATATTAAAAATTATGTTAATGAGAATTTAAGTGATTTATTAAAGAGGGGACATTTGATTGTCGGATTACTGGGAGCATTAGGCCCGGCAATACTCATAAGTTATCTCATCCTAATAGGAACTGCTGCATCGTTTAACATTAAGCATGTCTCGAACTTTTATTGTATGTTGGGAATGCTCGCTGCTGTATTACACCCCCTTTATTTTGTTAATAGAGACTATTTATCTAAGACAGTCTCATTGATTAACAACTCAAAACAAAACAGAAAAAACTATGTACTAGCAAATGTCGTAATTGCACTATGGGTCAGTTTCATATATGTGACAGTAGGGATTGCCTTACTTTTAGTTACAAAACAACTTGGGGTGTCTGGAGAGTTGAAGATTTCCTTCCTTCTGGGATTTTCTGCTAACGTGTTCCTTCTAGTGCTAACTTTTTTCTTGTTCGGATATTTTTTATTATTATATGGTGTCGTAAGTGGAGCAGTTTATGGTATTTTGACAGCGTCCCTGTTCTTTTTTCACAATATTTTGTCAAATTTGTTGGAGAGCATTGATAACGTATTTATTTCAAACTTAGTTGAAAATTTCCCTGGTTATTTCTATCCAGTCATGGTTGCCTCAAATCCACTTTCTTCTCTGCAGTACTTGATTGGATGCTTGACATTGATTGTACTTTTCGTGCTAGTCCTTAAAAAAAGTGAAAAAATAGAAATTTAA
- a CDS encoding HlyD family efflux transporter periplasmic adaptor subunit has product MKKQAVIGIISLAVVFMAVNTAVIFTSDKIERSKSISQFTKAETGDLQKLLFTKGVVVPASDYKVMYSKDLGTLQEVLVSKGDAVVTGDPLITYETGHLDAEMEELQDQNTDLKSRISSAESDLSDLQDDLDEASVPVEVEEGVYLDDSAGKKAISSQIGDKQDQIDYLNQQIDSNEQKITRLQAQKEAYNVTSKMDGIVTAVNPFPQSPEDPMIVIQSSEPFLIEGKLSEKDAVQVKEGQKATAEAEALPNTEKEAIIREVTMTPIDKPSVDQNESYYPFLAELIEPSENWHHGFHVGMDIVLEERSGVIVIDDTVMKKQKGNQYIYVLKKGKLEKRKLDLGLKINSRNEVLQGLEKGERIVTKPSPDLKNNMNVFIPMNHHYLEKKTLKSFTNEQKIRLIISGMVK; this is encoded by the coding sequence ATGAAAAAACAAGCAGTGATCGGAATCATTTCTTTAGCCGTTGTATTTATGGCTGTTAATACAGCCGTTATTTTCACATCAGACAAAATCGAGAGATCGAAATCAATCAGTCAGTTTACAAAAGCGGAAACGGGGGACCTGCAGAAACTTCTTTTCACAAAAGGGGTGGTTGTTCCTGCTTCAGATTATAAGGTCATGTACAGCAAAGACCTTGGAACGCTACAGGAAGTACTTGTCAGCAAAGGTGATGCCGTAGTGACAGGAGATCCTCTCATCACTTATGAAACCGGCCACCTGGACGCTGAAATGGAAGAACTGCAGGATCAAAATACGGATCTTAAGTCCAGAATTTCCTCTGCAGAATCAGACCTGTCCGATTTGCAGGACGACTTAGATGAGGCAAGCGTCCCTGTTGAAGTGGAAGAAGGCGTCTATCTGGATGATTCCGCAGGCAAGAAAGCCATAAGCAGTCAAATTGGCGACAAGCAGGATCAAATTGACTACCTGAATCAGCAGATTGACAGTAACGAGCAGAAGATTACAAGACTGCAAGCTCAAAAAGAAGCTTATAATGTGACGAGCAAAATGGACGGGATTGTAACAGCCGTCAATCCTTTTCCTCAAAGCCCCGAAGATCCGATGATCGTCATTCAATCCAGTGAGCCCTTTCTAATAGAAGGCAAACTGTCCGAAAAAGACGCTGTGCAAGTAAAAGAGGGTCAAAAGGCGACTGCCGAAGCAGAAGCCCTTCCAAATACAGAAAAAGAAGCGATAATCAGGGAAGTGACGATGACGCCAATCGATAAGCCTTCTGTTGATCAGAACGAGAGTTATTATCCGTTTCTCGCTGAACTGATTGAACCCTCTGAAAACTGGCATCACGGATTTCATGTCGGCATGGACATCGTGCTTGAAGAGCGGAGCGGGGTCATCGTCATCGACGACACAGTGATGAAAAAACAAAAGGGTAACCAATACATTTATGTGCTGAAAAAAGGGAAACTCGAAAAAAGGAAGCTGGATCTCGGCCTGAAAATAAACAGCCGAAATGAAGTCCTTCAGGGTCTTGAAAAAGGCGAACGCATCGTCACAAAGCCATCTCCAGACCTTAAAAACAACATGAACGTATTTATCCCGATGAATCATCACTACCTTGAAAAGAAAACGCTGAAATCATTTACAAACGAACAGAAAATCAGGCTGATTATCAGCGGAATGGTGAAATGA